From the genome of Penaeus monodon isolate SGIC_2016 chromosome 11, NSTDA_Pmon_1, whole genome shotgun sequence:
agataatgattacctaaaaggtaacaccggcactctccgtggaaaggaactggggaccctaccacgtactcactccaagagcatcacagcatgaaaactacaattaagtatcatactgtgaccacggcggctcagacatgaacctaccgttaaaagaagaagatatatatatattttatatatattatatatatatatatatatatatatatatatatatatatatatatatatacatatatatacatatatatatatatatatatatatatatatataatatatatatatatatatatatatatatatatacatatatatctataatggatttctctctctctatccctttctctttcttgtgtatgtgtgtgtgtgtttgtgtgtatgtttgtatgtgtgtatgtgtttatgtgtgtgtgtatgtgtgtgtttgtgtgtgtgtgtgtgtgtgtgtgtgtgtgtgtgtgtgtgtaaaaatatacataatcatacttctctgtgtgtgtatgtatatatatatatatatatatatatatatatatatatatatatatatatatatatatatatatatatatataatatatatatgtatatatacatatatgtatatatacatatatatataatatatatatatatatatatatatatatataaatatatataatgtcttttctctctctctctctctctttttctctctctctctctctctctctctctctctctctctctctcttctctctctctctctctctctctctctttcttccaaaaTTTCAGAATCGGTGTAGCTATCTACCCTATATatttattgctgtgtgtgtgtgtgtgtgtctgtgtgtgtgtatctatgtatgtgtgtatgtgtatatgtgtgtatgtgtgtgtgtgtttgtgtgtgtgtgtgtgtgtgtgtgtgtgtgtgtgtgtgtgtgtgtgtgtgcgtgtgtgtgtgtgtgtatgtgtgtgtgtgtgtgtgtgtgtgtgtgtgtgtgtgtatacatatatatttatatttatatttatatatatagacatatatatatataagcacacacacacacagacacacacacacacacacacacacacacacacacacagacacacacacacacacacacatatatatatatatatatatatatatatatatatatatatatatatatatatatttatatatataaatatatatatatatattaatatatattttatatatatatatatatatatatagatatatatatataaacatatatatatatatatatatatatatatatatatatatatatatatatatatatatataaacatgtgtgtgtgtgtgtgtgtgtgtgtgtgtgtgtgtgtgtgtgtgtgtgtgtgtgtggtatgtgtgtatgtgtgtgtgtgtgtgtgtgtgtgtgtgtgtgtgtgtgtgtgtgtgtgtgcgtgtgtgtgtgtgtgtgtgtgtgtgtgtgtgtgttattatatatatatatatatatatatatatatatatatatatgaattaaactatttttttacatttaattgtatatttatatctgtctatatatatatatatatatatatatatatatatatatatatatatatatatatatatatatatacatatatatatatatatatatatattatatatatatgtgtgtgtgtgtgtgtgtgtgtgtgtgtgtgtgtgtgtgtgtatgtatgtatgtgtgtgtgtgtgtgtgtgtgtgtgtgtgtgtgtgtgtgtgtgtgtgtgtgtgtacatatatatatatatatttgtatatatatttatatatatatataaatatatatatatatatatatatatatatatatatatatgtatgtttatttatgtgtatatatatgtatgtgtgtatatatgtatatgtgtatatatatatatatatatatatatatatatatgtatatgtatatatagaaacatacatatatatatgtacacgcacacacacacacacacaccgtacacacacacacacacacacacacacacacacacacacacacacacacacacacacacacacaatatatatatatatatatatatatatatatatatatatatatatatttatttatttatttatatatatatacatatatacgcacatatatatacatatatatatatatatatatatatatatatatatatatatatatatatatatatatatatgtatgtatatacgtatatatatgtgtgtgtgtgtgtgtgagtgtgtctgtgtgtgtgtctgtgtgtgtgtgtatgtatgtatatatatgtatgtatatttatacaaatatatgtataatatatatacatatgtatacatacatgtatatatacatatatgtatttatacatgtgtatatacataaatgcacatacacacacacacacacacaaatatatatatatatatatatatatatatatatatatatatatatatatatatatatatatatatatataaatcagtgcaagtgcacacaccaatcgccgcatgcgactgcatgggtacatccatgcacacacacgtcgCCCGCGCGCGTCTTTTTAGACGTAATGAtaaaggagcctcttagtatgctactatgtctgccgaaggcgctccagcctagattgaTGCATTActaaatttcctctttgctagatttGTTTGTCTATACGAATTGGCCCAGATATATATAACTGTACACTACCTCTAGcgtttcgccttgtacatgtatctgctcGAATTGAACTCTGATGTTGAAcatggtgtttttctttttcttgttcatcctgagtccgactttcagaatttctctattcagatcgtttattagtttctgcgtttcatttgcagattcactgaagagaacaatatcatctgcaaatcttagattgtttaggtatccGTCTCCTACTTTGATACCCtgtccgttccattctagcttcttgaatagtTCCTcagggcaagctgtaaacagttttggtgagatggtatcgcccttttttaatcgttattttatcggtttccgtgtggagcttgatggttgctttcccatcttcgtatatattccgataatttacaatatacctcctctactgcttgtcttcgaatagcttttagtactgctggtatttgtacagagtcaaatgccttttcggtagtttttagatcctttctatccccctttttatgtatcaagatAATTGCTgtattttccaggctttcggaatttTTCCTTTGAGAAGGCACTTATTAAAATGATTGGCTAGTTtcattgttgcaatttctcctgcatctattataaggtctatattaaTTCCGTATTCACCTgccgttttccctctctttatgcctttagctctctttttatttcttttgttgtgatgttaggtacgtttctagttaccgcgttcgcgactatccgtggctgttcatttgagttgtatagattcctgtaaaagttttccactactcttatgatttcattcttattatatgtcatgtCACTTGTCCGTCTGGTTTCTTTGATGCATACAttttttctccctattctgagttttcttttagctgttttcatgctgttaCCTGTTACCGTTTCATTTATTGAGTATTGGATTTCCgtacatctcctctcttccttttatttatagtctttgttagttcagctaattctattttgttcctttttgacgatactttcatgaccctacgtttttgcataagctgtttagtttctaccgagagcttgctggagctttgcttgtcgttcttaccgcctacttcaagtgcatcttttttatgatgttattcaactgtttgttgatttggtcaaggTTGAGATCTTTGTCATAAAtacctgttttggatgttaaggttctGGTCTTGTTTTTTAAGTACCCTGTCCcgcaaggatgttggcgatcatggatttccatgattttcttggcaatttagagcggtggtttgccgttgccttccgccacgTGTTTTTATCGTGTcctcatctctatttacccgggtctgggaccggtactgacttgggctggtttgcccacccagtggctaggtctttaagttagctaaatttggctgcggttttcgtatgagtttattcctttccttaCCGAGGTGTAATTTCATTTGGCCTCTAACCATTCTATGGTTGCTGTCAGcatttactttatcaataatctcttttatatatcgcacctatttgaaattatgaattcAATTTCGTATTTTatatcagatggcgacttccatgtccacttccgctctatttTTTTCGAGGAATGCATTcttgatattgagtgatcgagcatctgcaaaatcgattagcatttgtctcctctcattcctagtgccaactccatgattccccactacggtttctcctgtctttttacctattttggcattaaaataatcatagtgaaatgggtttttactgtttcgctctatatatcacacacacacacacacacacacacagacatatatatatatatatatatatatatatatatatatatatatatatatatatatatatatattgtatatatatatatatatatatatatatatatatatatatgtatatatatatatatatatttatataggtgtgtgtgtgtgcgtgtgtgtgtgtgtgtgtgtgtgtgtgtgtgtgtgtgtgtgtgtgtgtgtgatgtgtatctatatatgtgtgtgtgtgtgtgtgtgtgtgtgtgtgtgtgtgagtgtgtgtgtgtgtatatatatatatatatatgtatgtatgtatgtatatatacatatgtatacatatacataaggccgcggtggccgaatggttagagtatcggactcaagactgtcacgacggcaatctgagttcgagggttcgagtcaccggccggcgcgttgttcacctcgattgcctacctagccactgggtggccaagccagcccaagtcagtgctggtcccaagcccggataagatagagagaatgattacctaaaaaggtaacaccggcactctccgtggaaaggaactggggaccctaccacgtactcactccaagagcatcacaacatgaaaaaactaagtatcatgctgtgaccacggcggctcagacatgaacctaccgttaaaggaaggaatacatatacatacatatatacctataaacatatatataattataaacacacacacacacacacacacgcatatatatatatatatatatatatatatatatatatatatatatatatatatatatgtgtgtgtgtgtgtgtgtgtgtgtgtgtgtgtgtgtgtatacatatatatatatatatatatatatatatatatatatatatatatatatatatatatatatatatatatatatgcatttgtatatttatatatacatatatatatatatatatatatatatatatatatatatatatacatgtgtatatatatatatatatatatatatatatatatatatatatatatatatatatatatatatatatatatattatgtgcgtgtgtgtgtgtgtgtgtgtgtatatatatatattatatatatatatatatatatatatatatatatatatatatatatgtataatctttgAAATGATAATTTGACTTCAAATTCAAATTGACACTGCCCTGTAGAGTCTCACATGTCGATTCCGATTCACTTTGTGTCGGACAGGAGGCCACAGGAggctttttcgtttatttgttaaCTTTCGGCAAGGACGAAGGTAGATTAAATCTTTCTTGCGTATTTTGCTCTTTTACTTCCTAAGGACGTGCTCAGTGCTTAAACTCTCAGATGTGCTCAGCAGAGAGAAATAAGGCCGATGGTGCtccataataatatacatacgacAGAAAGGTAAACATGAATCCAGTTACTACAGAATGTACTTGTTCAATCCCCAGTTCAACGAAGACGAAGCCGCAGCCAGCTAAGCCTTCCCGACGAGGACCTCCGCCAGGAAAGCCAACCCAGCCGCCATGAGGCCCAGGAGTAGCAGCAGGAACGGACCTTGCATGTGCGTGAAGGTCAGTGCTTCCGCGTTGCCTTCGGCGCCTGTGGTCTGCTCTGCCGTGGTCTCGTTCCGCCACTTCAGCCGTTCCAGCTGCCTCCGCCGGGCGTCCCTGCGGACGTCGCTCAGCATGTCCTCGCTCCACTTCTCGTACAGACCGGCCTGTTGGGCAAGTTGCCACTGATGAATTGATGAAGTAACAGAGAAATATAGAGTGCATTCTCGCGCATACGTGTGCGTATTAGTGTCAGACATCTGTGTGCATTCACGAATATTTGTCATCCATACAGAAATAAAACATCCGTGACAAGAGACCTCGATCATCATCATGAGGGACCGATCTATCTGGGGCTTGTAGGGCGCGTCGTGTGGGATCGGAAGGCCGGCGATCGAGGTCAGGACCTTCTCGCGGCCTTGGTACAGGTTGTTACTCCCGTCGGCCAGCGTGAAGTGCTCGGCGATTGCAAGGCTCAAATACCTATCCGCATCTAAATGagacatactaaaaaaaaataaaaaataaaaaataatataacactcttttctttttcttttctttctctattgttAATGATCTCTTTCAGCAATTAAAGGCAAAGACAGTAACAAGTGTATAAAGAGTATATAGGACATCCATAATAATCACAGTAAGGTGCGTCCCCTTTAGATGATGACTCACGTGTTGCTAATCAAGTTCAGACCTGAGAGGACGTCTGGCACGATATCCAACTTAGAAGCGAGTTCATGGTAAATCTCCGATTCCGACTGTATGAGGAAAGCTCGAAAGTCCTTTCCATAGACAGGCATTGTAACTCTGATTCACCGACGTGGGAGAAATATACATCTAAGTAACTCTCTCCTAGttctacatatacatagatttacCTGCACCACAGCcatgataatgttcataaaacATCCATTCACCTGTCCACCGTCTTAACGAGCTGGGCAACGGTTTCGACCCGCGGCGGGTACTTGGGCAGCGTGAGGGCGGCGGTGAGGTTGCCCCGGTAGGCCGTCCCCACGACGAAGGCGAAGACGAGCCAAGAGGCCACGAAGATACGGCTGCCGGCGCTCTCTCCGCGCCTCGTCGCCATGCTCTGCCCCAGCAGGGACCCGATCAACTTGAAGCTCATTGTTTTATCTTCTTCACAGTCACTGTTGTAGGTCACCTAAAGAATGaatgcaagaaagaaaaatacaaatttcttCTTTACCTGTAGTcccattgttctttttttctctctctctctcttttcttttatcttttaactttTTGTAGGAGAACCAGTCAGATTACCAGTGTCACTGACTTACCAGCAAAGCCAGAAATGGAGTCAAAAGAAGCACAAGTAACATACACAGCCACACTTCATTACTCAGAGGATAGTACAAGCCCTGCCATTTGGGACGGAGCGAGGGCTTGGCCAAACTGAAGTCCAAGTTTGTGTACTCGTAGTTGTAGGAGAAATCGTAGTCCTTCTGGCGCTGTGGGAGGTGGATGTGGATCACTGAGGCGATGAAGGACTCGCGCTCTACCACTTTGGCGGTCAcctagatatacatgtgtatgaacgtgtatgtatgtgttcagtatatgtatgtctgtcattattattgtgatcatcgtTAACTGCATCAGTATCACTGCAATTGacatctcttattattattaatatcctcgTGTATTTATGAGCTGTACCACTACTACTTCCTTTATCGCCAAAATCCCCACCAGTGACAGCATCACTGCTAACATCGTCTGATCTCAAAACCCGACCTCGCTCCAATCCGCAGAAGGAAGAACGTTGGATGTGAAGTTGAGCGTCTGTGCCATAGCGTGCATCATGAGGCCGTCCGATCCCGTGTACGTCGTAACAGCAGTGCCATTGGGTGCCACTGTTGTCTGCTCGATCCAGTAAGGTCGGTAAGGTAGAGCTGTGATGTTCACTGTGGCACCGTGGAAGCTTGAGGTAACAGGAGAGACACAATACGTTATGCACTGGATAGATTTCGAagcttcgatttttttcttctttttcttttttacttcttcataTTGTTTTTCACGTGTACCTAAAATATCttcgaaataataacaataaagcaatGAAAATCTGAATTAACGAAAAACACCTGAAAACTACCAACTTCGTGAACTTCTGTGGGAAAAGCTGGTGGCGGCCGACAAAAGTCAAGCCTCTCGAAGAAGACCACGAAGCCACGCGAACCATCTGGGCCCCAGCTGGGCTGTACGGCAGATAGGAGTACACACCAAAACTGTCGAGCAAAACTATTAGTGAGTacataggtaataaaaaaaatcttcatatatCCATAAATTTACTGCTCTGACGAAACGTTTGTCGAAAACATAGCTTATATATAACCTTTGGTATCTTGAACCATCCATCAAGAGCGCCATAGCGTTCATCATGGAGAAGgaccaggaggaggagaggagccgcCGGAGCTCCTGAAGGGGCAGGCGGGTGACGACCAGGAGCCTCGTGGCCCACACCAGGAGGCGGCCCCGGAGCGACGACTCGGCGAAGGAGGCCAGGAAGGCGGGGTCGTCGCTCAGGACCACCACATTAGTACACTGTGATGACTTACGCACCTGGATTTCAGAGAGgaaagtgtatatttatatatgtgtgtgtgtgtgtatgtgtgtattcctgtatatacaaataaaggtatgcatatttattactcatagagatacatacatagatacacacacacacacacacacgcacacacacacacacacacacacacacacacacacacacacacacacacacacacacacatatatatatatatatatatatatatatatatatatatatatatatatatatatatatatatgttagtaaatgcatatatatgtatatataaatgagtgtgtatgtatatgtatatatatgtgtatatatatatatatatatatatatatatatatatatatatgaataatggtaAAACACACTTCCGTGTGTGGGAAACCCACAGTGTacaaacaagatttattgaaaacgagaTTAAACTTTCATAatcgtaatacacacacacatattttttttttttcaacagccattcattccactgcaggacataggcctctctcaattcattactgagaggctatatggcagtgccacccttgcctgattggatgcccttcctaatcaaccgtggtttgtgccacggcggtgactttccctacgacacatgcgctcaaggcgatatgtcgttttctaggtaggcaatcgacgatggtggaaatgtgtgtgtgtgtgtgtttgtgtcggtgtgtgtgtgtgtgtgtatatatatatatatatatatatatatatatatatatatatatatatatatatatatatatgtgtgtgtgtgtgtgtgtgtgtgtgtgtgtgtgtttgcgcgtgtgtgtgtgtgtgtgtgtgtgtgtgtgtgtgtgtggttgtgcgtgtacgtgtgcgtgtgcgtgtgcgtgtgtgtgtgtgtgtttgtgtgtgtgtgtgtgtgtgtgtgtgtgtgtgtgtacatatatatatatatatatatatatatatatatatatatatatatatatatatatatatatatgtgtgtgtgtgtgtgtgtgtgtgtgtgtgtgtgtgtgtgtgtgtgtgtgtgtgtgtgtttgtgtatgtgtgcgtggatgtttgtatgtatttatacgtgtatttatatatttatgtgtttgtttgtgtgtatatatatgtgtgtgtgtatatgtgtgtgtgtatatatatatatatatatatatatatatatatatatatatatatatatatatattagtacgacgtattaactggacagagaagaaaacgaatgatgaagtgttgagaaaaataaattgtaaagaccggctgttggaaattttgaacaaaaggaaattaaagtttattggtcatatgatgagaagtaaaagtattgagaaaacttactgacagggatggtgataggaaacagaggaagaggcaaaccgaagacaagactgagcgacaacatcaaagatatttgcgggctgtcgatggtacacgtggaaagaaaagcgcaagatcgagttgagtggcgaaggatggtggagaggttcacggctgctcaaacatgagcataccgttattgatatatatatatatatatatatatatatatatatatatatatatttatatatatatatatacatatgtatatctatatatatatatatatatatatatatatatatatatatatatatatatatatatatatacatatacatacatacatacatacatacatatatatatatatatatatatatatatatatatatatatatatattatatgtgtgagtgtgtgtgtgtgtgtgtgtgtgtgtgtgtgtgtgtgtgtgtgtgtgtgtgtgtgtttgtgtgtgtgtgtgtgtgttttatgtttttgtgtgtgtacgtgtgtgtgtgtgtgtgtatgtgtgtgtgtgtgtgtgtgtgtgtgagtgtgtgtccacacacacacacacacacacacacacacacacacacacacacacacacacacacatatatatatatatatatatatatatatatatatatatatatatatatatatatatatatacatatatacgtgtgtgtgtgtgtgtgtgtgtatctgtgggtgggtgggtttgtatgtatttatgtatatatatatatatatatatatatatatatatatatatatatatatatatatatatatatatatatgtatgtatacatatatgtatatatatatatattatatatatatatatatatatatatatatatatatatatatatatatatgacgcggtggccgagtggtaagagcatcggactcaaaactgtcacgacagcaatctgagttcgagggttcgagtcaccggccggcgcgttgttcccttgggctaggaacttcacctcgattgcctacctagccactgggtgggcaagccagcccaagtcactgctggtcccaagcccggataaaacagagagaatgattacctaaaaaaggtgacaccggcactctccgtggaaaggaactgaggaccctaccacgtactcactccaagagcatcacaatatgaaaactacaattaagtatcttgctgtgaccacgatcgctcaaacatgagcctataccgtagaaaaaaaaaaaaaaaaaaaaaaaaaaaaaaaaaaaatatatatatatatatatatatatatatatatatatttatatatatatgtgtatatatatatatatatttacacacacacacacacacacacacacacacacacacacacacacacatacacacacacacacacacacacactcatatatatatatatatatatatatatatatatatatatatatatatatgtgtgtgtgtgtgtgtgtgtgtgtgtgtgtgtgtgtgtgtgtgtgtgtgtgtgtgtgtgtctgtgtgtgtgtatatatatatatgtatgtatacacacacacacacaccgcacacacacacacacacacacacacacacacacacacacttacacacacacacttacacacacacacttacacacacacacacacacacacactcacacacacacacaaacacacacacacacacacacacacacatatatatatatatatatatatatatatatatatatatatatatatatatatacatatatatatatatatatatatatatatatatatatatatatatatatatatatatacatatatatacatatatatatatgtatgtatgtatgtatgtatgtatgtatatatatatatatatatatatatatatatatatatatatatatatatatatattttttttttttttttttttttttttttttttttttttttttttttttttttttttttttttttttttttacggtaggttcatgtctgagccgccgtggtcacagcatgatacttaattatagttttcatgttgtgatgctcttggagtgagtacgtggtagggtccccagttcctttccacggaatgcatgtatatatgtgtatatatatgtatgtatatatatatatatatatatatatatatatatatatatatatatacatatatacatatatatgtgtgtgtgtgcgtgtgtgtgtctgtgtgtgtgtgtgtgtgtgtgtgtgtgtgtgtgtgtgtgtgtatgtgtgcgtgtgtgtgtatttgtgtgtgtgtgtgtatgtttgtatgtatttatgtgtgtatttatatatttatgtgtttatatatatatatatatatatatatatatatatatatatatttatgttgtatatgcatacatacacacatgtttatgtgtgtgtatatatacatatatatatatatatatatatatatatatatatatatatatcatcatcaataacggtatgctcatgtttgagcagccgtgaacctctccaccctccttcgccactcaactcgatcttgcgcttttctttccacttgtaccatcgacagcccgcaaatatctttgatgttgtctctCAGTCTTGtattcggtttgcctcttcctctgtttcctatcaccatccctgtcagcaaattttcctcaatacttttacttctcatcacatgaccaataaactttaatttccttttgttcaaaatgtccaacagccggtctttacaatttatttttctcagcacttcatcattcgttttcttctctgtccagttagtacgtagtactcgtctgtaacaccacatttcaaaactattgatctttttcttgtctatcttcttcagaaccatatgatgcaattgggaaaactaatgagttcaataacctcagctttgtccgtaagtgtgtgtgtgtgtgtgtgtgtgtgtgtgtgtgtgcgtgtttgtgtgtatgtgtgtgtgagtgtgtgcatatgtgtgtgtatgtgtgtgtgtgtgcgtatgtgtgagtgtgtgtgtgtgtgtgtgtttgtatgtatttatttgtttatatatatatatatatatatatatatatatatatatatatagagagagagagagagagagagatagatagatagatagatagatagatagatagatagatatagatatagattgatagatagatagatagacagatatatttatgt
Proteins encoded in this window:
- the LOC119578536 gene encoding glutamate receptor ionotropic, delta-1-like — protein: MGVLGQNARACHYSGFIAPKTGGLSIRRHWERGALHLGNKAVLKTQNTCSPFLLYSEIPSAPNFSWAYFCIGNYQIFEDILDVLLSNVFILGIFSECTNVVVLSDDPAFLASFAESSLRGRLLVWATRLLVVTRLPLQELRRLLSSSWSFSMMNAMALLMDGSRYQSFGVYSYLPYSPAGAQMVRVASWSSSRGLTFVGRHQLFPQKFTNFHGATVNITALPYRPYWIEQTTVAPNGTAVTTYTGSDGLMMHAMAQTLNFTSNVLPSADWSEVTAKVVERESFIASVIHIHLPQRQKDYDFSYNYEYTNLDFSLAKPSLRPKWQGLYYPLSNEVWLCMLLVLLLTPFLALLVTYNSDCEEDKTMSFKLIGSLLGQSMATRRGESAGSRIFVASWLVFAFVVGTAYRGNLTAALTLPKYPPRVETVAQLVKTVDSRNRRFTMNSLLSWISCQTSSQRKKRKRKECYIIFYFLFFFSMSHLDADRYLSLAIAEHFTLADGSNNLYQGREKVLTSIAGLPIPHDAPYKPQIDRSLMMMIEAGLYEKWSEDMLSDVRRDARRRQLERLKWRNETTAEQTTGAEGNAEALTFTHMQGPFLLLLLGLMAAGLAFLAEVLVGKA